A genomic segment from Micromonospora echinaurantiaca encodes:
- a CDS encoding VOC family protein: MADDHTRPPAVRQLRLVVEAEDYAAAVAFFRDALGLPEQAAFTGEGDARVVILDAGRATLEIANPAQKRMIDEVEVGRQVAPKLRVAFEVDDSRAATDRLVAAGATEIAPPTVTPWQSLNSRLDAPAGLQITLFQELLDADERTTLDGFGTDRAREE, translated from the coding sequence ATGGCCGATGATCACACCCGTCCGCCCGCCGTACGTCAACTCCGCCTGGTGGTGGAGGCCGAGGACTACGCCGCGGCGGTGGCGTTCTTCCGCGACGCGCTGGGCCTGCCGGAGCAGGCGGCGTTCACCGGCGAGGGGGACGCGCGGGTGGTGATCCTGGACGCCGGCCGGGCCACGCTGGAGATTGCCAACCCGGCGCAGAAGCGGATGATCGACGAGGTGGAGGTGGGGCGGCAGGTGGCCCCGAAGCTCCGGGTGGCGTTCGAGGTGGACGACAGCCGGGCGGCGACCGACCGGCTGGTCGCCGCCGGTGCCACCGAGATCGCGCCGCCCACCGTGACACCGTGGCAGTCCCTGAACTCCCGCCTCGACGCCCCGGCCGGCCTGCAGATCACCCTCTTCCAGGAACTCCTCGACGCCGACGAGCGGACGACCCTCGACGGGTTCGGCACCGACCGCGCCCGCGAGGAGTGA
- a CDS encoding DUF3626 domain-containing protein, which produces MIVGVQPVGAPAIAPVTLTPAQRAALDHVRRTALRDRPAALATIARALAGSGVTHQPEELITAIGRHGRLTLNFHPDRLLADGRTVAGALADEGIYRSQFETRISNGGLTAYPGGDRDRWEESLFGGAYQAPGVPLTDRPKYGGLNLLDHPDGACPRFGSCHLRLRPEVLARATFCFGDSHLGPRDLGTVDVFEPVLAALIAATEGTGTSLGRPGMDTVALVRELLRRREDAAWSPGAAGRALDDYIEAQVHGDLDLGRDVEAVVVDPSFRGTEAGATLAGIARRHGFALCWHRGFALPVDKIDPEFRGPAIPPLAARVHAEFARPGEPVDAALIGRAAVSVVTDPARWADRGPTAVTLQHLKQLWHVLVRFGAPYAD; this is translated from the coding sequence ATGATCGTCGGCGTGCAGCCCGTCGGAGCCCCGGCAATCGCCCCCGTGACCCTCACCCCGGCGCAGCGCGCCGCACTCGACCACGTCCGGCGGACCGCGCTGCGGGACCGCCCCGCCGCCCTGGCCACCATCGCCCGGGCGCTGGCCGGATCGGGCGTCACCCACCAGCCGGAGGAGCTGATCACCGCGATCGGCCGGCACGGGCGGCTCACCCTCAACTTCCACCCCGACCGGCTGCTCGCCGACGGCCGTACGGTCGCCGGGGCGCTGGCCGACGAGGGGATCTACCGCAGCCAGTTCGAGACCCGGATCTCCAACGGCGGGCTGACCGCGTACCCGGGCGGCGACCGGGACCGGTGGGAGGAGTCGCTGTTCGGCGGCGCCTACCAGGCGCCCGGCGTGCCCCTGACCGACCGGCCCAAGTACGGCGGGCTGAACCTGCTCGACCACCCGGACGGCGCCTGCCCCCGCTTCGGCTCGTGTCACCTGCGGTTGCGCCCGGAGGTGCTGGCCCGGGCCACCTTCTGCTTCGGCGACAGCCACCTCGGTCCCCGGGACCTCGGCACCGTCGACGTGTTCGAGCCGGTGCTGGCCGCCCTGATCGCGGCGACCGAGGGCACCGGGACCAGCCTCGGCCGGCCGGGGATGGACACGGTAGCCCTGGTGCGGGAGCTGTTGCGCCGCCGGGAGGACGCGGCGTGGTCGCCCGGCGCGGCCGGCCGGGCCCTGGACGACTACATCGAGGCGCAGGTCCACGGGGACCTCGACCTCGGCCGGGACGTGGAGGCGGTGGTCGTCGACCCGTCGTTCCGGGGCACCGAGGCCGGCGCGACGCTGGCCGGGATCGCCCGGCGGCACGGCTTCGCCCTCTGTTGGCACCGGGGCTTCGCCCTGCCGGTGGACAAGATCGACCCGGAGTTCCGTGGGCCGGCCATCCCACCGCTGGCCGCCCGGGTGCACGCCGAGTTCGCCCGGCCGGGCGAACCGGTCGACGCCGCGCTGATCGGCCGGGCGGCGGTCTCCGTGGTGACCGACCCGGCGCGCTGGGCGGACCGCGGTCCCACCGCGGTGACCCTGCAGCACCTCAAGCAGCTCTGGCACGTCCTGGTCCGGTTCGGGGCCCCGTACGCCGACTGA
- a CDS encoding CapA family protein — protein sequence MKAKVRIVLLVVLLVAGCDAPERQVDTRVPNSAPATASAAPAPRTELTVVAAGDLLVHPPLTEQAALDARRNGRDGHDFTEVLAAVRPRVSAADLAICHMETPLAEPEGPFTGWPTFSVPPQLADAAAWAGFDTCSTASNHSLDTGVAGIARTLDNLDRVGLRYTGTARSAAEAARPNVLDVAGVKVGQLSYTLSFNGIELPAGRPWAANRIDQDAILAEARRARAAGAEIVILSLHWGTEYQNEPNGDQLDLARLLLGSDEIDLIVGHHAHVVQPFEKIGSKWVAYGMGNLTTRFGDGSPENTQDAVVPEFTFRRTATGRWEVTDVTVLPTWMEYRPVARVVDLAAAMTDPRLSAGQRTHYARIHQRIVGYLGMRGAIEAGLRTPH from the coding sequence ATGAAGGCAAAGGTCAGGATCGTGCTGCTGGTCGTTCTGCTCGTCGCCGGCTGCGACGCGCCGGAACGGCAGGTCGATACCCGGGTGCCGAACAGCGCGCCGGCAACCGCGAGCGCGGCGCCGGCACCGCGTACCGAGCTGACCGTGGTGGCCGCGGGTGACCTGCTGGTCCACCCGCCGCTCACCGAGCAGGCCGCACTCGACGCCCGGCGTAACGGCCGCGACGGTCACGACTTCACCGAGGTGCTCGCGGCGGTCCGCCCCCGGGTCAGCGCCGCCGACCTCGCCATCTGCCACATGGAGACGCCGCTGGCCGAACCCGAGGGGCCGTTCACCGGTTGGCCGACCTTCAGCGTGCCGCCGCAGTTGGCCGACGCGGCGGCCTGGGCGGGCTTCGACACCTGCTCCACCGCCTCCAACCACTCGCTCGACACGGGAGTGGCGGGCATCGCCCGTACGCTGGACAACCTGGACCGGGTCGGGCTCCGCTACACCGGCACGGCCCGCAGCGCCGCGGAGGCCGCCCGGCCGAACGTCCTGGACGTGGCCGGGGTCAAGGTCGGGCAGCTGTCGTACACCCTGAGCTTCAACGGCATCGAGCTGCCGGCGGGCCGGCCGTGGGCGGCGAACCGGATCGACCAGGACGCCATCCTCGCCGAGGCCCGGCGTGCCCGGGCGGCCGGCGCCGAGATCGTCATCCTCTCCCTGCACTGGGGTACGGAGTACCAGAACGAGCCGAACGGCGACCAGCTCGACCTCGCCCGGCTCCTGCTGGGCTCGGACGAGATCGACCTGATCGTCGGCCACCACGCCCACGTGGTGCAGCCCTTCGAGAAGATCGGCTCGAAGTGGGTCGCCTACGGGATGGGCAACCTGACCACCCGGTTCGGCGACGGCTCGCCGGAGAACACGCAGGACGCCGTGGTGCCGGAGTTCACCTTCCGCCGCACCGCGACCGGACGGTGGGAGGTGACCGACGTGACCGTGCTGCCGACCTGGATGGAGTACCGGCCGGTGGCCCGGGTGGTCGACCTGGCCGCGGCCATGACGGATCCGCGGCTGTCGGCCGGGCAGCGGACCCACTACGCCCGGATCCACCAGCGGATCGTCGGCTACCTGGGCATGCGGGGCGCCATCGAGGCGGGGCTGCGCACGCCGCACTGA
- the gdhA gene encoding NADP-specific glutamate dehydrogenase, with translation MPETVETVFASVVARNPGEPEFHQAVREVLESIGPALARHPEYAEARVVERICEPERQVIFRVPWEDDHGRVQVNRGFRVEFNSALGPFKGGLRFHPSVYLGIVKFLGFEQIFKNALTGLPIGGGKGGADFDPKGRSDREVMRFCQSFMTELYRHIGPQTDVPAGDIGVGYREIGYLFGQYRRITNRYDAGVLTGKGLAYGGAQARREATGYGAVFFAEEMLRQTGDGLEGKRVVVSGSGNVAIYAIEKVHQLGGRVVACSDSTGYVLDEKGIDLELLRELKEQRRARLDDYVRHVPHAVAVSGRTVWEVPCELALPCATQNEIGGAEAAALVAGGCVAVVEGANMPTTPEAVRILGRAGVRFAPGKAANAGGVAVSALEMQQNASRDSWTFAHTEQRLREIMRDIHDRCWATAEEYGLPGDYVAGANIDGFRRVAEAMLAQGVI, from the coding sequence ATGCCGGAGACCGTCGAGACGGTGTTCGCCAGCGTGGTGGCCCGCAACCCGGGTGAGCCGGAGTTCCACCAGGCGGTGCGGGAGGTGCTGGAGAGCATCGGCCCGGCGCTGGCCCGTCACCCGGAGTACGCCGAGGCGCGGGTCGTCGAGCGGATCTGCGAGCCGGAACGGCAGGTCATCTTCCGGGTGCCGTGGGAGGACGACCACGGCCGGGTGCAGGTGAACCGGGGCTTCCGGGTGGAGTTCAACAGCGCGCTCGGCCCGTTCAAGGGCGGCCTGCGCTTCCACCCGTCGGTCTACCTCGGCATCGTGAAGTTCCTCGGCTTCGAGCAGATCTTCAAGAACGCGCTGACCGGGTTGCCGATCGGCGGCGGCAAGGGCGGCGCGGACTTCGACCCGAAGGGCCGCTCGGACCGCGAGGTGATGCGGTTCTGCCAGAGCTTCATGACCGAGCTGTACCGGCACATCGGCCCGCAGACCGACGTACCGGCCGGGGACATCGGGGTGGGTTACCGGGAGATCGGCTACCTGTTCGGCCAGTACCGGCGGATCACCAACCGGTACGACGCCGGCGTGCTGACCGGCAAGGGCCTGGCCTACGGGGGCGCTCAGGCGCGCCGGGAGGCGACCGGCTACGGGGCGGTCTTCTTCGCCGAGGAGATGCTCCGGCAGACCGGGGACGGCCTGGAGGGCAAGCGGGTGGTGGTGTCCGGCTCGGGCAACGTGGCGATCTACGCGATCGAGAAGGTGCACCAGCTCGGCGGCCGGGTGGTGGCCTGCTCGGACTCGACCGGCTACGTGCTGGACGAGAAGGGCATCGACCTGGAGCTGCTGCGCGAGCTGAAGGAGCAACGCCGCGCCCGGCTGGACGACTACGTGCGGCACGTGCCGCACGCGGTGGCCGTCTCCGGTCGTACGGTCTGGGAGGTGCCCTGCGAGCTGGCGCTGCCGTGCGCGACGCAGAACGAGATCGGCGGCGCGGAGGCCGCGGCGCTGGTGGCCGGCGGCTGCGTCGCGGTGGTGGAGGGTGCGAACATGCCGACCACCCCGGAGGCGGTACGGATCCTGGGCCGGGCCGGGGTGCGGTTCGCGCCGGGCAAGGCGGCCAACGCCGGCGGGGTGGCGGTGAGCGCGCTGGAGATGCAGCAGAACGCCAGCCGGGACTCGTGGACGTTCGCCCACACCGAGCAGCGGCTGCGGGAGATCATGCGGGACATCCACGACCGCTGCTGGGCCACGGCCGAGGAGTACGGGCTGCCCGGCGACTACGTGGCCGGCGCGAACATCGACGGGTTCCGGCGGGTGGCGGAGGCGATGCTGGCGCAGGGCGTGATCTGA
- a CDS encoding pirin family protein: protein MERTESMPAQTRPPGVATVDPGSVLLPGHDVPLGRYTTVRRLLPQRQRRMVGAWCFVDHFGPDDVAERPGMEVPPHPHTGLQTVTWLLDGEILHRDSLGNVQPIRPGQLNVMTSGRGIAHSERSPAEHPPLMHGVQLWVALPDPARAGDPDFAHHGDLPRWADGELDVTLLVGELGGERSPALVHTPLLGAQLELRGPAPAALPLRPDFEYGLLAMSGSAEVDGVSFAPGALLYLGTGRDRLTLRGEPGSQLLLLGGTPFDEPLVMWWNFVGRSHEEVAAAREDWMAGRRFGVVADDPAPPLPAPALPTTRLKARDRSGGVHG, encoded by the coding sequence GTGGAACGTACCGAATCGATGCCGGCGCAGACCCGACCGCCGGGCGTGGCCACGGTCGATCCCGGCAGCGTGCTGCTGCCCGGTCACGACGTCCCGCTGGGCCGCTACACCACCGTGCGTCGCCTGCTGCCGCAGCGGCAGCGGCGGATGGTCGGGGCGTGGTGCTTCGTCGACCACTTCGGCCCGGACGACGTCGCCGAGCGGCCGGGCATGGAGGTCCCGCCGCACCCGCACACCGGGTTGCAGACGGTCACCTGGCTGCTGGACGGCGAGATCCTGCACCGGGACAGCCTGGGCAACGTCCAGCCGATCCGGCCCGGCCAGCTGAACGTGATGACCTCCGGGCGTGGCATCGCGCACTCCGAGCGCTCACCCGCGGAACACCCGCCGCTGATGCACGGCGTGCAGCTCTGGGTGGCGCTGCCCGACCCGGCGCGCGCCGGTGACCCCGACTTCGCCCACCACGGCGACCTGCCCCGCTGGGCCGACGGCGAGCTGGACGTCACCCTGCTCGTCGGCGAGCTGGGCGGGGAACGCTCCCCGGCGCTGGTGCACACCCCGCTGCTCGGCGCGCAGCTGGAGCTGCGCGGTCCGGCGCCGGCCGCGCTGCCGCTGCGCCCGGACTTCGAGTACGGCCTGTTGGCCATGTCGGGCTCCGCCGAGGTGGACGGGGTGTCGTTCGCCCCCGGCGCGCTGCTCTACCTCGGCACCGGCCGGGACCGGCTGACCCTGCGCGGCGAGCCCGGCAGCCAGCTGCTGCTGCTCGGCGGGACGCCGTTCGACGAGCCGCTGGTGATGTGGTGGAACTTCGTCGGCCGCTCGCACGAGGAGGTCGCCGCCGCCCGGGAGGACTGGATGGCCGGGCGCCGGTTCGGCGTCGTCGCCGACGACCCCGCCCCGCCGCTGCCCGCGCCCGCGCTGCCCACTACCCGGCTCAAGGCCCGCGACCGCAGTGGCGGCGTGCACGGCTGA
- a CDS encoding DUF1345 domain-containing protein, with product MALQLAVMGVVGLVVGGLTAALAPLKVAALVGWDAAALSWLVLVWHKVWLLDAEETARLALREDPNRAVRDALLIVACIISLFAIGFVVTTAHGAPTRAARNVYSALGVLSVLLSWLVVHTVFAARYARIYYTGPVGGVNFNQPGPPCYSDFAYLAFTIGATFQVSDTNLTDMDMRRAVLRHSMLSYLFGAFIFAVTVNLVAGLAP from the coding sequence GTGGCGCTCCAGCTCGCCGTGATGGGCGTGGTCGGGCTGGTGGTCGGCGGGCTCACCGCGGCGCTGGCTCCGCTGAAAGTGGCTGCGCTGGTCGGCTGGGACGCCGCCGCGCTCAGCTGGCTGGTCCTGGTCTGGCACAAGGTCTGGCTGCTGGACGCCGAAGAGACGGCCCGGCTGGCCTTGCGCGAGGACCCGAACCGGGCGGTCCGCGACGCGCTGCTCATCGTCGCCTGCATAATCAGCCTGTTCGCGATCGGTTTCGTGGTGACCACCGCGCACGGCGCGCCGACTCGGGCCGCCCGAAACGTCTACAGCGCGCTGGGCGTGCTCAGCGTGCTGCTGTCCTGGCTGGTGGTGCACACCGTCTTCGCCGCCCGGTACGCCCGGATCTACTACACCGGCCCGGTCGGCGGGGTGAACTTCAACCAGCCTGGTCCGCCCTGCTACTCGGACTTCGCCTACCTGGCGTTCACCATCGGAGCGACCTTCCAGGTCTCCGACACCAACCTGACAGACATGGACATGCGACGCGCGGTGCTGCGGCACTCCATGCTGTCCTACCTGTTCGGGGCGTTCATCTTCGCGGTGACGGTGAACCTGGTGGCCGGGCTCGCGCCCTGA